GAAATTAAAAGGTATTGTTTTCCACAAAGAAATCGGCACAGTTTATGAAAAAATAGAACGTATTAAACAGATAGCGACTCTCTTTAACGAAGAATTTGATATGAGAATTGACGGCAGTGCGCTTGAAAGAGCAGTGATGCTTTCAAAAGTCGATTTGACGAGCGAAATGGTTTTTGAATATCCCGAGCTTCAGGGTGTAATGGGGAGAATTTATGCGCTTAAGTCGGGAGAAAATGCAGATGTTGCTTCGTCGGTGGAACAGCATTACTGGCCGTTAGTCACTTCGGGAAAACTTCCGTTACATCCAATGGCGTCTTTATTATCTTTGGCTGATAAAATAGATACTTTGACGGCATTTTTTTCAATAGGGCTTGAACCTTCCGGTTCCGCGGATCCTTACGGTGTCAAGAGAGCTGGAACAGGTTTTGTGAAAGTGGCAATGAATGAACTGTCGAAATGCGATTTGACGGGCGTTGTCGGAAGAGTTTTTGAATTTTTGCCTGAAAATGTAAAAAATAATCCGAAATCAAAAGATGCTTGCGAAAGACTTATCAAGTTTTTTTGGCAGAGGATAGAAAATATTTTTGAGTCTGAAGGGTATAATTCTGATGAAGTAAAAGCTGTTATAAATGCGGTGGGAATTAATAAACTGAAATATATAGGCTCTTTACGGACGAAACTTGAGGCTCTGCGAAATGCCGGTCGAGAGGGGGATTTTTCATCTGTTGCGGCTATATTTAAGAGAATAAATAATATTATAAGTCAGGCAAAAAAACAGAATATCGGTATTTCCGGAGTAGTAAATGAAGATCTGCTTGCTGAAAATGCTGAGAAGGCGCTTTATACCGCTGCTAAAAAGGCAAAAGCAGAAATTGAAAATTGTGTGTCGGCAAATGAATATGGCAGGGTTTTTGGCAAAGTGTCTGAGATAAAGCCGGCGATTGACAGTTTCTTTGAAAAAGTTATGGTGATGGCAGAAGATGAAACCATAAAGTTAAATAGAGTTTCTCTTCTAAGCTATATAAAAAATATGTTTGCTGGATTTGTAGATTTTTCGGTTCTGCGACGTTAAATTTTCAGTTTCTATTAGTGCTTTTCTCAAAATAGAGAAAAGAATGTCGTAAATAGAAATAATATTGAAAAAAGATGCTGACGCAGAGAAAAAAGAAAGATTTTGAATATAAAAAATATTGTATAATAGAACAAATGGAAAAACAGAAATCGCTGGATATTTTAAGACATTCTACAGCGCATATAATGGCGGCAGCTGTTATGGAGCTTTTTCCTGGGACAAAAGTCGCAATCGGTCCGTCGATAGAAGACGGATTTTATTATGATTTTGACAGAGAGCAAGCTTTTACTCCGGGAGATCTGATAAGAATTGAAGAAAAAATGGCAGAAATAATAAAGGCAGACTACCCTTTTATATGTTCGTATGTGCCTAAAGGCGAAGCTGTTAAAGAATTTCGGGAAAAAGGTGAGAAATATAAAGCTGAAATAGCTTCTCAGATAGAAGACGATAAAGTAAGCATGTACAGGTCTGGAAATTTTACAGATTTATGCAGGGGACCTCATATAAATTCAACAGGAGAACTTAAATATTTTAAACTTCTTTCCATTGCAGGTGCTTATTGGAGAGGCGATTCTTCAAGGGAACAGCTGCAGAGAATTTACGGAACAGCATTCCTTACAAAAAAGGATATTGACGATTATTTGACTGGAATTGAAGAAGCCCACAAAAGAGATCATAGGAAACTCGGAGAAGATTTGGATTTGTTCAGTATTGACGAGACTGTCGGAGGCGGTTTGGTTCTGTGGCATCCTAAAGGTGCTCTTTTGAAGGATATTATTGAGAATTATTGGAAGAAGTTTCATCTTGAAAATGGTTATGATCTTCTGTTTACACCTCATATTGCGAGCGAAGAACTTTTTAAAGTAAGCGGTCATTTACAAACTTATTCTGAAAATATGTATGCGTCTATGGAAATAGAAGGAAAACCTTACCGGATAAAACCTAT
This genomic interval from Candidatus Endomicrobiellum trichonymphae contains the following:
- the glyS gene encoding glycine--tRNA ligase subunit beta — translated: MVDGNIKNALLEIGAEEIPSSYIEPALKQIEDYALKAFNTSGLKHGVLKTYATPRRLVLIVENLEEKSDDKTEEVLGPSLNAAKDAHGKYTRAAVGFALKNGVIPEKLAVKTTEKGDYLFFVKKIKGEKTEKLLVAIFPEIIKNISFPKIMIWEESGFKFARPVRNIVALYGEKVIKFKIADVNSSNWTVGLHTYDNSRIKIDLPEKYLLAMKNKSVIVDQNERREEIKRSIKYAAENIGSVIPDEELVDKVNYLVEYPSAVLCAFNRKYLDLPQEILTVCMRKSQKSFAINDENGKFSNYFISVKNGVSKYQETAKEGYEKVVAARLADAEFFYSNDLKKGLGINIEKLKGIVFHKEIGTVYEKIERIKQIATLFNEEFDMRIDGSALERAVMLSKVDLTSEMVFEYPELQGVMGRIYALKSGENADVASSVEQHYWPLVTSGKLPLHPMASLLSLADKIDTLTAFFSIGLEPSGSADPYGVKRAGTGFVKVAMNELSKCDLTGVVGRVFEFLPENVKNNPKSKDACERLIKFFWQRIENIFESEGYNSDEVKAVINAVGINKLKYIGSLRTKLEALRNAGREGDFSSVAAIFKRINNIISQAKKQNIGISGVVNEDLLAENAEKALYTAAKKAKAEIENCVSANEYGRVFGKVSEIKPAIDSFFEKVMVMAEDETIKLNRVSLLSYIKNMFAGFVDFSVLRR